A single genomic interval of Legionella israelensis harbors:
- a CDS encoding SDR family NAD(P)-dependent oxidoreductase, translating to MNFKNKTVFITGASSGIGEACAQEFAAIGARLILAARRKDKLEKIASELNQRYETESCVLVLDVRDKEQVARELNHLLADGQNIDVLINNAGLALSTDVLQEGDVDNWDTMIDTNIKGLLYVTRQVLPGMVARNSGHIINIGSIAGEECYPGGNVYSATKHAVRAISKSLRLDLLGTAIRVTEIAPGAVETEFSIVRFKDVKRAHAFYKDFVSLVAKDIADAAVYCATRPQHVDIAEMTIMPTAQASANHLYRSDKD from the coding sequence ATGAATTTTAAAAATAAAACCGTATTCATTACTGGTGCTTCCAGCGGAATCGGCGAAGCTTGTGCGCAAGAATTCGCCGCAATAGGTGCGAGACTTATTCTTGCTGCAAGACGCAAAGACAAGTTGGAAAAAATAGCCAGCGAATTAAACCAACGCTATGAAACGGAAAGTTGTGTGCTGGTATTAGATGTTCGCGATAAGGAGCAAGTAGCCAGGGAATTAAATCATTTACTGGCGGATGGGCAAAACATTGATGTCCTGATAAATAACGCCGGACTTGCTTTGTCTACAGATGTTCTGCAAGAAGGTGATGTCGATAATTGGGATACCATGATTGACACTAACATCAAAGGCCTTTTATACGTAACTCGCCAGGTTTTACCTGGGATGGTGGCAAGAAATAGCGGACATATTATTAATATTGGTTCTATTGCGGGTGAGGAATGTTACCCTGGCGGAAATGTGTACAGTGCTACAAAACATGCGGTCAGGGCCATCAGCAAATCACTTCGTCTCGATTTACTGGGTACGGCTATAAGAGTCACGGAAATTGCTCCCGGTGCGGTTGAGACAGAATTTAGTATTGTCCGTTTTAAAGATGTAAAAAGAGCACATGCATTTTATAAGGATTTTGTGTCTTTAGTGGCCAAAGATATTGCCGATGCGGCTGTCTATTGTGCCACCCGGCCTCAGCATGTTGATATTGCTGAAATGACCATTATGCCGACAGCACAGGCTTCTGCCAATCATCTATACCGCTCAGATAAAGACTAA
- a CDS encoding glutathione S-transferase family protein, with translation MGILVNGEWKEDKDFERDSEGRFVRSGTQFKNMIGEDEQFPAEKDRYHLYVSLACPWAHRTLIFRELKGLQNIISVSIVHTDMLEKGWELKDEKGRSTDSLYGFQYLHQLYSKADPSYSGRVTVPVLWDKKQETIVNNDSAYIIRMFNKAFNELTGDRQDFYPKALQSEIDEINELVYHNINNGVYKCGFATTQKAYEEAFANLFNALNEVEMRLGRQPYLIDKQLTEADWRLFTTLIRFDAVYFGHFKANLKRIKDYSHLSQYLKKLYLYPGIRQTVNMNHIKRHYYFSHKHINPTQIVPVGPELDYLEA, from the coding sequence ATGGGAATATTGGTGAATGGAGAATGGAAAGAAGATAAGGATTTTGAACGAGATTCGGAAGGACGATTTGTCAGAAGCGGGACTCAATTTAAAAACATGATTGGAGAAGATGAACAATTCCCCGCCGAAAAAGATCGTTATCATCTTTATGTTTCTCTCGCCTGCCCGTGGGCACACCGCACTTTGATTTTCAGAGAACTGAAAGGGTTACAAAATATTATTTCGGTAAGTATTGTTCATACAGATATGCTGGAAAAGGGCTGGGAGCTCAAGGATGAAAAGGGCAGAAGCACAGATTCTCTATATGGATTTCAATATTTGCATCAGCTTTACAGCAAGGCTGACCCAAGTTATTCAGGCCGAGTGACGGTTCCTGTTTTATGGGATAAAAAACAGGAGACGATCGTTAATAATGACTCTGCTTATATCATCAGAATGTTTAATAAAGCATTTAATGAACTGACGGGAGACAGACAGGATTTTTACCCCAAGGCCTTGCAATCGGAAATTGATGAGATCAATGAGCTCGTGTATCACAACATCAACAACGGTGTTTATAAATGTGGTTTTGCCACTACCCAGAAAGCCTATGAGGAAGCCTTTGCCAATCTGTTTAACGCATTGAATGAAGTGGAGATGCGTTTAGGTCGACAGCCTTATCTGATCGATAAACAGTTAACAGAAGCTGACTGGCGGCTGTTTACTACATTGATTCGTTTTGACGCTGTTTACTTTGGGCATTTTAAAGCCAATTTAAAACGCATTAAGGATTATTCGCATTTGTCGCAATATTTAAAAAAACTATATCTTTATCCTGGTATTCGTCAAACGGTGAATATGAATCATATCAAACGACATTATTATTTCAGTCACAAGCATATTAATCCTACTCAGATTGTTCCTGTTGGTCCAGAACTTGATTATCTTGAAGCCTAA
- a CDS encoding diguanylate cyclase domain-containing protein, with protein sequence MPINKGYIITEKEVEKSLSKHVIRIEDSKELPDDGCFFVVIDIEYVSINCLYQLREKINYQLLPIFYIGHPPQHHEQILDGYFDEAAVERAKSLQSRMELIQAEKGRKIEDFEKLLSQYLFVRDPFILKGFLDYHSHTGIQYPLLEVIDYHNDPQHYEYMLHGMETRKLLKHEKLIDEIQACPFCSSGLLNFKNCCPNCQSIRITTQSFIHCFTCGNVGPLPEFLQGEELICSRCRTRLRHVGIDYDKPIEDKICQECHHFFFEPEVNAVCMVCNKLSDPADLPAKKLYEYRLARRGESLAQGIDQYFIVELSQFLKLIDLSIFMMIVHWQTLLARRYEQLSFSLMALSIQNEDELVATHGALKTERLFAEFFERIRTLLRSTDLVSRDNKTILFFLPMTPLEGTTTLSTRIKAFTEEQSINDSKIKLRTAMMTSSEILEKSIEEDLLLAELYNRIKEND encoded by the coding sequence ATGCCAATAAATAAAGGCTACATCATCACAGAAAAAGAAGTGGAAAAATCTCTGTCCAAGCATGTTATTCGAATTGAAGACTCTAAGGAATTGCCTGACGATGGCTGTTTTTTTGTTGTTATCGATATTGAATATGTTTCTATAAATTGTCTTTATCAGCTAAGAGAAAAAATAAATTACCAACTGTTGCCCATTTTCTATATTGGTCATCCACCACAACATCATGAACAGATTCTTGATGGCTATTTTGATGAAGCAGCTGTTGAACGTGCAAAAAGTCTCCAATCACGTATGGAGTTGATTCAGGCAGAAAAAGGAAGAAAGATAGAAGATTTTGAAAAATTGCTCAGTCAATACCTATTTGTCAGGGATCCTTTTATACTGAAAGGATTTCTGGATTACCATTCTCATACAGGCATACAATATCCTTTGTTAGAAGTCATAGATTACCATAATGATCCCCAGCATTATGAGTATATGCTACACGGTATGGAAACCCGTAAATTACTTAAACATGAAAAATTGATTGATGAAATCCAGGCTTGTCCTTTCTGTAGTTCAGGATTGCTCAATTTTAAAAATTGCTGTCCAAACTGCCAATCCATACGTATCACGACACAATCTTTTATTCATTGTTTTACTTGTGGAAACGTCGGTCCTTTGCCGGAATTTCTGCAAGGAGAAGAACTCATTTGCAGCCGTTGCCGAACAAGGCTACGTCACGTGGGTATTGATTACGATAAGCCTATAGAAGATAAGATATGCCAAGAATGTCATCATTTTTTCTTTGAACCAGAGGTCAATGCGGTCTGCATGGTCTGCAACAAATTATCTGATCCAGCTGATTTACCCGCAAAAAAACTATATGAGTATCGACTGGCAAGACGTGGTGAGTCACTGGCCCAAGGCATTGATCAATATTTTATCGTTGAGCTGAGCCAGTTTTTAAAATTGATTGATTTGAGTATTTTTATGATGATTGTGCACTGGCAGACCTTATTAGCCAGACGTTATGAACAACTTTCATTTAGCTTGATGGCTTTAAGCATTCAAAACGAAGATGAATTGGTTGCCACTCATGGTGCACTGAAAACGGAAAGATTGTTTGCGGAATTTTTTGAACGAATCAGAACCCTTTTAAGAAGTACAGATCTGGTCTCCAGAGATAACAAAACCATTTTATTTTTCTTGCCCATGACACCTCTCGAAGGAACCACGACACTTTCTACGCGCATCAAAGCTTTTACTGAAGAACAGTCCATCAATGACAGTAAAATCAAACTTCGCACAGCAATGATGACTTCTTCGGAAATTCTTGAAAAGAGCATTGAAGAAGATTTGCTATTAGCCGAACTTTATAACCGGATTAAGGAAAATGACTGA
- a CDS encoding YajQ family cyclic di-GMP-binding protein, whose amino-acid sequence MPSFDIVSEINESELRNAVDNAIREVRSRFDFRNVEASIELDDLTVTLRSESEFQVRQLEDLFRNHCTKRNLDASGAEVEDKPIHSGKFYILNMRFKQGIDQPTAKKIVKLIKDSKLKVQASIQGDKIRVSGKKRDDLQETISFVKDASIDLPLQFENFRD is encoded by the coding sequence ATGCCGTCTTTTGATATTGTTTCAGAAATTAATGAATCTGAGTTACGCAACGCTGTAGACAATGCCATACGTGAAGTGAGAAGCCGTTTTGATTTTCGTAATGTAGAAGCTTCCATTGAGCTGGATGATTTAACCGTAACGCTGCGTTCGGAATCAGAATTTCAGGTGAGGCAGCTCGAAGATTTATTTCGCAATCATTGCACCAAACGCAATCTCGATGCTTCCGGAGCTGAAGTGGAAGATAAACCTATTCACAGCGGAAAGTTTTATATTTTAAACATGCGTTTTAAGCAAGGTATTGATCAGCCAACGGCCAAAAAAATTGTCAAACTGATTAAAGACAGTAAACTTAAAGTACAGGCTTCAATTCAGGGGGATAAAATTCGTGTGAGTGGTAAAAAGCGCGATGATCTTCAAGAGACCATTTCATTCGTGAAAGACGCTTCCATTGATTTACCTTTACAGTTTGAAAATTTTCGTGATTAA
- the dapB gene encoding 4-hydroxy-tetrahydrodipicolinate reductase, with product MRVIVNGARGKMGSLACNVLDRHPDFTLVAALGREDNLGEAIEQNKAGIVVDLTNADSVYVNSKIIIEHGAHPVIGTSGLMDEQIKELQSRCEQLQLGGLVVPNFSISAVLMMHFAAIASSWMSEVEIIEMHHQQKLDAPSGTALKTAEIIAAARKSPRKQLSLKELIPAVRGGRHEDINIHSLRLPGVLARQQVIFGHPGETLSITHDSIDRTSFMPGLLLACQKVGDLKTLHYGLETLLDL from the coding sequence ATGCGCGTTATTGTTAACGGAGCAAGAGGTAAAATGGGTTCACTGGCTTGTAATGTTTTGGACAGACATCCTGATTTTACCCTGGTCGCAGCTCTTGGTAGAGAGGATAACCTTGGCGAAGCAATTGAGCAAAATAAAGCCGGGATTGTAGTCGATTTAACAAACGCTGACAGTGTTTATGTGAACAGCAAAATCATTATAGAGCATGGTGCTCATCCTGTTATAGGCACCAGCGGGCTAATGGATGAGCAGATTAAAGAATTGCAAAGTCGTTGCGAACAATTGCAACTGGGGGGGCTTGTTGTTCCTAACTTTTCCATCAGCGCTGTTTTAATGATGCATTTTGCTGCTATTGCTTCAAGCTGGATGTCTGAAGTTGAAATTATAGAGATGCATCATCAACAAAAGCTTGATGCTCCTTCCGGTACTGCCCTTAAAACAGCAGAGATCATTGCTGCTGCAAGAAAATCACCTAGAAAACAATTATCATTGAAGGAATTGATTCCTGCGGTACGCGGAGGACGGCATGAAGATATTAACATTCATTCTCTGCGTTTACCCGGTGTTCTTGCACGACAACAGGTAATTTTTGGCCATCCCGGAGAGACACTCAGCATAACTCATGACAGTATTGATCGAACATCTTTTATGCCTGGTCTTCTTCTTGCTTGTCAAAAAGTGGGCGATTTAAAGACCCTTCATTATGGATTGGAAACGCTACTGGATTTATAG
- a CDS encoding ProQ/FinO family protein, whose amino-acid sequence MRKQELHPRTAVINRSQKNKSKQARLNALRWLADRFPEAFNNKLRIRPLKKGIMNDLLEYAEEAAEAGISKSKLREAVILFTRRIDYLACLKAQETRIDLHGNAIDKVSSEEAERAAIKIKRRVEKSARNARKTNAKAPMEPYYYNNSTDHHDSYRSSAEEHEFPVYPSRSSYNNAGQNSKNPSVVIKHKASKSYDPEAVARLKEKLGLSKRESTTK is encoded by the coding sequence ATGAGAAAACAGGAACTGCACCCCCGAACTGCAGTGATCAACCGAAGCCAAAAAAATAAATCAAAACAGGCTCGTTTAAACGCCTTGCGATGGCTTGCCGATCGGTTTCCCGAAGCATTTAACAATAAACTACGCATTCGCCCTCTTAAAAAAGGCATAATGAATGATCTGCTGGAATATGCAGAAGAAGCCGCTGAGGCGGGAATTTCCAAGAGCAAGTTACGCGAAGCGGTGATTCTTTTCACCCGCCGAATCGACTACTTAGCTTGCCTTAAAGCCCAAGAAACCCGTATTGATCTACATGGCAACGCTATAGATAAGGTGTCCAGTGAAGAAGCAGAACGTGCGGCGATAAAAATCAAAAGGCGTGTGGAGAAAAGTGCCAGAAATGCACGAAAAACAAATGCAAAAGCCCCAATGGAACCCTATTATTATAATAATTCCACAGACCATCACGACAGTTACAGATCTTCTGCTGAAGAACATGAATTTCCTGTCTATCCATCCCGTTCTTCCTACAACAACGCAGGACAAAACAGCAAAAACCCATCTGTTGTAATTAAACATAAAGCCAGCAAGTCATATGATCCTGAAGCCGTAGCAAGGCTTAAGGAAAAGTTGGGTTTATCAAAACGGGAATCCACCACCAAGTAG
- the wrbA gene encoding NAD(P)H:quinone oxidoreductase, translated as MMSIKILLLYYSSYGHIEKMAYEVMKGVKKIDGVEAAIKRVPELVPEDVAKKSNFKLDQDAEIASPEDLMDYHGIIFGTPTRFGNMCSQMRNFLDQTGQMWLQGKLIGKVASVFTSTGTGGGNETTITSFWNTLAHQGMIIVGVPYSCETLQNISEFRGGSPYGAGTVAGVDGKRMPSDLELDIARFQGEHVAKITKKLHS; from the coding sequence ATGATGAGCATAAAAATACTTCTTCTTTACTATTCCAGTTATGGACATATAGAAAAAATGGCTTATGAAGTGATGAAAGGCGTTAAAAAAATTGACGGCGTGGAGGCGGCAATAAAAAGAGTACCTGAGCTTGTTCCTGAAGATGTGGCCAAAAAGTCAAATTTTAAGCTGGATCAGGATGCAGAAATTGCCTCCCCAGAAGATCTCATGGATTATCATGGCATTATTTTTGGTACACCAACCCGCTTTGGTAATATGTGCTCTCAAATGCGAAATTTTCTTGATCAGACCGGTCAAATGTGGCTGCAAGGAAAACTGATAGGGAAAGTAGCCAGCGTTTTTACCTCCACAGGGACAGGAGGGGGAAACGAAACGACCATCACTTCTTTTTGGAATACCTTGGCTCATCAGGGAATGATCATTGTTGGTGTTCCTTATTCCTGTGAAACCTTGCAGAACATATCGGAGTTTCGTGGCGGCTCTCCCTATGGCGCGGGGACTGTGGCAGGCGTTGATGGTAAACGCATGCCTTCCGATTTGGAGTTGGACATTGCCCGTTTTCAGGGCGAGCACGTGGCGAAAATTACTAAAAAATTACATTCTTAG
- a CDS encoding GNAT family N-acetyltransferase, with the protein MIHFDDITSKTVDLYSILSKSLRKSLARTEFTIQVIEEADSEIQEANLLIEEVFPSGEAEEYKPSYVLGSNENGLCLACLKRGFLLGCISVSFDLEEKAVAIHSLAIDPKYRAQKLGSALLLSLHDVCHELGIQSMSLISSEQGKGFYQSFGFKEMALQSYETQLPFSKRVVRKKISDFNHIHGKDKALPEDERIRKKHTREDKSEYSTTFFNRHKRHKQSKKEANTSSAVEIVNPFY; encoded by the coding sequence ATGATTCATTTTGATGACATTACCAGCAAGACGGTAGATTTATACTCTATTTTATCCAAATCACTGCGAAAATCTTTAGCTAGAACGGAGTTTACCATTCAAGTCATAGAGGAAGCAGACAGTGAAATCCAGGAAGCTAATCTATTGATTGAGGAGGTATTCCCTTCGGGGGAAGCAGAGGAGTATAAACCCAGTTATGTGCTTGGCAGCAATGAAAATGGATTGTGTCTTGCCTGTTTAAAACGAGGCTTCCTTCTTGGTTGTATTTCAGTCAGCTTTGATTTAGAAGAAAAGGCTGTTGCTATACATTCATTGGCCATCGATCCCAAATATCGTGCGCAGAAACTGGGCTCTGCGCTCCTCTTATCATTGCATGATGTATGTCACGAATTAGGCATTCAATCCATGTCTTTGATTTCCTCTGAGCAAGGGAAAGGATTTTATCAAAGCTTTGGATTTAAAGAAATGGCCCTTCAGTCTTATGAGACCCAGTTACCTTTTTCCAAAAGAGTCGTTCGCAAAAAAATATCGGATTTTAACCATATTCATGGAAAAGACAAAGCTCTTCCCGAGGATGAAAGAATCCGCAAAAAACATACAAGAGAGGACAAGTCTGAGTATTCAACCACCTTTTTTAACCGCCATAAACGACACAAACAAAGCAAAAAGGAAGCTAATACATCCTCTGCCGTTGAAATTGTAAATCCGTTTTACTGA
- a CDS encoding glycosyltransferase family 2 protein — MTDFIYQIIYYLMSIFASNDVMMFIFIFFPFIVLIELPFHALTLLFAIKGWLKMQYSPPSLRVNYYPIVTVVITAYNETWEELYISMQAVAEQLYPGKIETLLIIDNAVENMQTVASAHQIAKIFDSIPNRTCKVIEKKARGGHASSMNLGLKLAKGEVLIMLDADTSIDNQTVTKAAAHFRNPNVIAVSGALRVRNIRSSILTRLQSIEYMIGIQLGRFGLTELHVTNNISGAFGIFRTGFLKQIGGWLNGTAEDLDLTLRIHVYASRYPHLKIIHEPYAIAWTTVPVSLRRLLKQRLRWDGDLFYIYVRRHWRKFSSSLMSRARLFFFSWYGLYYQLVLPFVLVFYTVLLIFTIDLAKIIAVFLLVYSYYLIMSGLLYIFFLLLVSERSRQDFTLIGWLLLMPLYQLFLRFMAMFFILNEIMFKGHQETSMAPWWVIRKTK, encoded by the coding sequence ATGACTGATTTTATATATCAGATTATTTATTATCTGATGTCCATCTTTGCATCCAACGATGTCATGATGTTTATTTTTATCTTTTTTCCTTTTATTGTACTCATAGAGCTGCCTTTTCATGCGCTAACCTTACTTTTTGCTATTAAAGGTTGGCTCAAGATGCAATACTCTCCCCCTTCGTTAAGAGTAAATTATTACCCTATCGTCACGGTGGTTATTACCGCTTACAATGAAACCTGGGAAGAATTATATATTTCAATGCAAGCAGTAGCCGAACAGCTCTATCCCGGCAAAATAGAAACACTGCTTATCATCGATAATGCTGTTGAAAATATGCAAACCGTAGCAAGTGCTCATCAAATTGCCAAAATATTTGACTCCATTCCTAATCGAACGTGCAAAGTCATTGAAAAAAAAGCGCGTGGTGGGCATGCCAGCTCAATGAATCTTGGTCTGAAATTAGCGAAGGGGGAAGTTTTAATCATGCTCGATGCCGATACTTCTATTGATAATCAGACCGTTACGAAAGCGGCAGCCCATTTCCGCAATCCAAACGTGATCGCTGTATCTGGAGCACTTCGAGTCAGAAACATCAGGTCTTCCATTCTTACCCGTCTTCAGTCTATTGAATACATGATTGGTATTCAGCTGGGACGATTTGGCTTAACGGAACTGCATGTAACCAACAATATTTCGGGTGCTTTCGGTATATTCAGAACCGGTTTTTTAAAACAAATTGGTGGATGGTTGAACGGTACGGCGGAAGATCTCGACCTTACTTTGCGTATTCATGTTTACGCCAGTCGTTACCCACATCTTAAAATCATTCATGAGCCATATGCTATTGCCTGGACCACAGTACCTGTCAGTCTACGACGATTATTGAAACAACGACTGCGTTGGGATGGCGATTTATTTTATATCTATGTGAGAAGGCACTGGCGAAAATTCAGCTCCTCGCTGATGAGCCGAGCCAGATTGTTCTTTTTCAGTTGGTATGGTTTATATTATCAACTGGTCTTACCGTTTGTTCTCGTTTTTTATACGGTTTTACTCATTTTCACCATAGATCTGGCTAAAATCATTGCCGTGTTTTTGTTGGTTTACAGTTATTATCTGATCATGAGTGGTTTATTGTATATCTTTTTCCTGCTTTTAGTCTCTGAGCGCTCGCGACAGGACTTTACACTCATAGGCTGGCTATTATTAATGCCTTTATATCAGTTGTTTTTACGGTTTATGGCCATGTTTTTTATCCTGAATGAGATCATGTTCAAAGGTCATCAGGAAACCAGCATGGCCCCGTGGTGGGTCATTCGAAAAACAAAATAG
- a CDS encoding uracil-DNA glycosylase: protein MSEALTHYYLQAMGIDVWMERQPVLSCEKHLSALATEVASCTRCSLHKARRQTVFSRGNPKAKLMIIGEAPGFYEDQQGKPFVGKAGILLNKMLQSIGMTEDDFYIANVLKCRPPNNRDPDMEEISQCSPFLICQIQLVKPRLILALGRFAGQFLLDKPLPLKQLRNHLHHYEEIPFMVSYHPAYLLRNPADKKKAYIDLLAVKDFLQTSKVLNV, encoded by the coding sequence ATGTCAGAGGCATTAACGCACTATTATCTGCAAGCCATGGGAATTGATGTCTGGATGGAACGCCAGCCTGTTTTATCCTGTGAAAAGCATTTGTCCGCCTTAGCGACCGAAGTGGCATCCTGTACACGCTGTTCGCTGCATAAAGCACGTCGGCAAACCGTTTTTTCTCGCGGCAATCCAAAAGCAAAACTCATGATCATCGGCGAGGCTCCTGGTTTTTATGAGGATCAACAAGGAAAACCTTTTGTGGGTAAGGCGGGAATCCTGCTAAACAAAATGTTGCAGAGCATTGGAATGACAGAAGATGATTTTTACATTGCCAATGTTTTAAAATGCAGACCTCCAAATAACCGTGATCCTGACATGGAAGAAATTTCCCAATGCAGCCCTTTTTTAATTTGTCAAATCCAGCTGGTTAAACCCCGGCTAATTCTTGCTTTAGGGCGTTTTGCCGGACAATTTTTACTGGATAAGCCGCTTCCGCTTAAGCAGTTGCGTAATCATCTTCATCACTATGAAGAAATTCCTTTTATGGTCAGTTATCATCCAGCTTATCTCTTGCGAAACCCAGCTGACAAAAAAAAGGCTTACATTGATCTATTGGCCGTAAAAGATTTTTTGCAAACTTCCAAAGTTTTGAATGTTTGA
- a CDS encoding VirK family protein: MRRLVFSVFATLALSSVQADELTSFPQVANAVAKGKSIHFIFHLNQCTADYTLPRNVVSVKPNAVLLMGNSKITASDRHFTMDEPAYKGVPIYSYAKMNLDAEGHGSLRVDIMHAENYALITSHMFQCPFGKGMKVYS; encoded by the coding sequence ATGAGAAGACTTGTCTTTTCTGTTTTTGCTACACTGGCCTTATCATCTGTTCAGGCAGATGAGTTGACCAGCTTTCCGCAGGTCGCTAATGCGGTTGCCAAAGGTAAGTCCATTCATTTTATTTTTCATCTAAACCAATGTACGGCAGATTATACTTTACCCCGTAATGTGGTCTCGGTTAAACCTAATGCAGTATTATTAATGGGTAACAGTAAAATTACGGCTTCTGATCGTCATTTTACAATGGACGAACCCGCTTATAAAGGTGTTCCGATTTACAGTTATGCAAAAATGAATCTGGATGCAGAAGGCCACGGTTCTTTAAGAGTGGATATCATGCATGCTGAAAATTATGCTTTAATAACCAGCCATATGTTTCAGTGCCCTTTTGGTAAAGGAATGAAAGTCTACAGTTAA
- a CDS encoding short chain dehydrogenase, whose product MKVIIIGGTGTIGQAVAAELKGRHEIILAGHHSGDIRVDISDKNSIEKMYKKIKDIDAVVMTVGKVHFASFEDMHQEHYEIGLKNKLMGQVNVVLQGRHILKQHGSFTLTSGILNIDPIRYGSSAAMVNGAIDGFVKSAALEMPNALRINSVSPTVIKESMENYAAYFRGYKPVTAAEAALAYSKSVEGLQTGQIYKVGY is encoded by the coding sequence ATGAAAGTCATTATTATAGGAGGAACCGGAACCATTGGCCAGGCTGTCGCTGCTGAACTTAAGGGAAGACATGAAATCATTCTCGCCGGGCATCACAGCGGTGATATACGTGTGGATATAAGCGATAAGAACTCCATTGAAAAGATGTATAAAAAGATCAAAGACATCGATGCGGTGGTAATGACCGTCGGTAAAGTGCACTTTGCTTCCTTTGAAGACATGCACCAGGAACATTATGAAATCGGCCTTAAAAACAAACTTATGGGACAAGTCAATGTAGTCTTGCAAGGCAGACATATATTAAAACAACATGGCTCTTTTACTCTGACCAGCGGCATTTTAAATATAGATCCTATCCGCTACGGCAGTTCAGCAGCCATGGTGAACGGTGCCATTGATGGCTTTGTAAAAAGTGCGGCCCTGGAAATGCCCAATGCCCTTCGCATTAATAGCGTGAGCCCCACAGTCATAAAAGAATCCATGGAAAATTACGCAGCTTATTTTCGTGGCTACAAACCCGTCACGGCTGCGGAGGCAGCTTTAGCTTATAGTAAAAGTGTTGAAGGCTTACAGACGGGTCAAATCTACAAAGTCGGCTATTGA
- a CDS encoding IS701 family transposase has translation MDMLDIYSDYLICQNKYATATGLSEMLDGEFAHDKVTRFLRLQDFGSKALWNYVKKSVRESEASDGVLLLDDSIEEKPYTDENEINCWHYSHAKGDVVKGINILTCMVRYGDFSVPVGYEVIKKDVAFCDIETRQARRKSSTTKNELFRKLIAQAVSNHVLFDFVLADNWFGSKANMAYIHNDLQKSFIIGIKSNRTLALSKNDANNGRYTKVRELELEEDIAHTVYLKGLDFPVRLLKKIFKNENGSTGVLYLVSNDMTSSAERLYEVYQKRWRIEEYHKSIKQNASLNKSPTRTVKTQSNHIFAAIIAYCKLEMMKIKTKLNHFAIKYKLILRANQIAMQELKNMAR, from the coding sequence ATGGATATGCTTGATATTTATAGTGACTATTTGATTTGCCAGAATAAATATGCAACAGCTACAGGTTTATCGGAGATGTTGGATGGTGAATTTGCTCACGACAAGGTGACACGATTTTTACGACTACAAGATTTTGGTTCCAAAGCGCTCTGGAATTATGTCAAGAAGTCAGTCAGGGAGAGTGAAGCATCAGACGGTGTTCTTTTATTGGATGACTCGATTGAGGAGAAGCCTTACACGGATGAGAATGAAATTAATTGTTGGCATTATTCCCATGCTAAAGGTGATGTGGTCAAAGGGATTAATATCCTGACCTGCATGGTTCGGTATGGTGACTTCAGTGTTCCTGTTGGTTATGAAGTTATCAAAAAAGACGTTGCTTTTTGTGACATTGAAACAAGGCAAGCTCGCAGAAAGTCATCCACGACTAAAAATGAACTTTTTCGCAAGCTTATCGCACAAGCGGTTAGTAATCATGTGTTGTTTGACTTTGTACTTGCGGACAATTGGTTTGGCTCGAAGGCCAATATGGCTTACATCCATAATGACCTTCAAAAATCGTTTATTATTGGGATTAAATCTAATCGAACCTTAGCTTTATCCAAAAACGACGCCAACAACGGACGGTACACAAAAGTCAGAGAATTAGAGCTTGAAGAGGACATAGCCCACACAGTCTATCTCAAGGGATTAGACTTCCCAGTGAGGCTTTTGAAGAAAATTTTCAAAAACGAAAATGGTTCTACAGGGGTTCTCTATCTCGTTTCTAATGACATGACCAGCAGTGCCGAACGTCTTTATGAAGTGTACCAGAAACGGTGGCGGATTGAAGAGTATCACAAGTCAATTAAACAAAATGCAAGCCTGAACAAGTCTCCAACCCGTACGGTTAAAACACAATCCAACCATATCTTTGCCGCAATCATTGCATACTGCAAACTGGAAATGATGAAAATAAAGACAAAATTGAATCACTTTGCCATCAAGTACAAATTAATACTCAGGGCTAACCAAATTGCTATGCAGGAGTTAAAAAATATGGCTCGTTAA